Proteins from one Juglans microcarpa x Juglans regia isolate MS1-56 chromosome 1S, Jm3101_v1.0, whole genome shotgun sequence genomic window:
- the LOC121246970 gene encoding uncharacterized protein LOC121246970, giving the protein MFVEARFFIRMSSSASSWTSANNPMCTCGKPAKLRTSNTLRNPGRSFFRCPNYNTERLLYCNYFKWANRSEEREKDLMKIELELLRNEEELRRRDEEIVKYKLGIHNDQLDIKRQQAEIRRERTLLKISWIIFILISLYCICKQ; this is encoded by the exons ATGTTTGTGGAAGCCCGCTTCTTCATTAGGATGTCATCGTCAGCTTCTTCATGGACTTCGGCGAACAACCCAATGTGCACCTGTGGGAAGCCAGCAAAACTTAGAACATCGAATACGCTAAGAAATCCAGGCCGATCATTTTTTAGGTGTCCAAATTATAATACagag AGATTACTATACTGCAACTATTTCAAATGGGCAAATCGCagtgaggaaagagaaaaagatctTATGAAGATAGAACTTGAGTTGTTAAGGAATGAGGAAGAGCTTCgaagaagagatgaagagatTGTGAAGTATAAGTTGGGAATCCACAACGACCAACTTGATATTAAAAGGCAACAAGCAGAGATCCGGCGTGAACGCACACTACTTAAAATCTCatggattatttttatattaatttcattgtattgtATCTGTAAACAATGA
- the LOC121246279 gene encoding protein FAR1-RELATED SEQUENCE 5-like: MTQRNHRFEDGKLRYITLGCARGGKARNQTTNVARPRPTSKTGCNAMINATFFEGVLKLLTVHNTHNHGLSPQKSRFFRCNREVSLSVKRMLDTNDQAGIRMNKSFAALVQEAGGFENLPFNEKDCRNYIDKVRHLRLGKGGAETLHEYFARMQYKNNGFFSLLDMDDNGRLKNVFWADARSRASYKYFGEVVTFDTTYLTNRYGMPFAPFVGVNHHGQSILLGAGLISNKDTETFTWLFQSWLNCMDGEAPKAIITDQDRAMKNAIALVFPNTRHRFCLWHILKKVPEKLGSHSAYKDGLKSQLLKCVYDSQTIEEFEKYWEVMITTYNLQENAWLQSLYAERTYWAPFVDQFDNALRKKIENENAADFHSFNVTISTVSISPLEKIFQATYTNSKFREVQKEVIGMVGVLPTLYRKDDVIATYYVEDEVCIDDFIKEVTQTVYFNEADVDVKCSCALFEMRGILCRYALAIMRVNKVKKVPEKYILDRWRKGIKRTYTFIRSTYDSVDARPEVSRYSRILKVCYDVATNAASCDEHANDMIDKLHAMNIVYRTKKSPQRPLEHVADTIVDAPTAGNSKKVLSPLVVRGKGRLPCLRKKSMIKRVKPTTKKATQKGKRKQPHGRDIDRDDMCRNLFGQTNVGTQESVVFEPLQNTTEVLDFGETQLGDGTYKALDGTEDHGHVQG; the protein is encoded by the exons ATGACACAAAGGAATCATAGGTTTGAGGATGGGAAGCTAAGATATATCACATTGGGTTGTGCTCGTGGTGGGAAGGCACGTAATCAGACCACAAATGTCGCTCGACCACGTCCGACATCAAAGACAGGCTGTAATGCAATGATAAACGCTACATTTTTTGAAGGGGTGTTAAAGTTGTTGACTGTTCACAATACCCACAATCACGGCCTAAGTCCACAAAAATCGAGGTTCTTCCGCTGCAATAGAGAAGTGAGTTTGTCTGTTAAGAGAATGCTAGATACAAATGATCAAGCTGGTATCAGAATGAACAAGAGCTTCGCCGCTCTTGTGCAAGAAGCAGGTGGGTTTGAGAACTTGCCATTCAATGAAAAAGACTGTCGTAACTACATTGACAAGGTACGCCACCTTCGACTTGGGAAAGGTGGTGCTGAAACCCTCCATGAATATTTTGCTAGGATGCAATACAAGAATAATGGATTTTTTTCACTACTGGATATGGATGATAATGGGAGGTTGAAAAATGTCTTCTGGGCAGATGCACGGAGTAGGGCATCATACAAATATTTTGGTGAAGTTGTCACGTTTGACACTACCTATTTGACAAATAGGTATGGGATGCcgtttgcaccatttgttggtgtaaaccaccatggaCAATCAATCCTTTTGGGGGCAGGATTGATTTCTAATAAGGATACAGAAACGTTCACATGGTTGTTTCAGAGTTGGTTGAACTGTATGGATGGTGAAGCTCCAAAGGCTATTATCACAGATCAAGATAGAgccatgaaaaatgcaattgcgCTTGTCTTTCCGAATACCCGACACCGATTTTGCTTATGGCACATACTGAAGAAAGTACCTGAAAAACTGGGTTCACATAGTGCATACAAAGATGGGTTGAAAAGTCAGTTGCTTAAGTGTGTGTATGACTCTCAAACAATAgaggagtttgagaaatattgggAAGTGATGATTACAACATACAACTTGCAGGAGAATGCTTGGTTGCAGAGTTTATATGCTGAGCGTACCTATTGGGCACCG TTTGTTGATCAATTCGATAATGCGTTGAGGAAGaagattgaaaatgaaaatgcgGCGGATTTTCACTCATTCAACGTCACAATTTCTACAGTCTCTATTTCTCCACTTGAGAAGATATTTCAAGCCACATACACCAACTCTAAATTTAGAGAAGTTCAAAAAGAAGTAATAGGAATGGTTGGTGTTCTTCCAACTCTATACCGGAAGGATGATGTAATTGCAACGTACTATGTAGAAGATGAAGTTTGTATTGATGATTTCATCAAGGAGGTGACCCAAACGGTGTATTTTAATGAGGCTGACGTAGATGTGAAGTGTTCATGTGCACTGTTCGAAATGAGAGGGATATTGTGTAGATATGCATTAGCCATTATGAGAGTTAACAAAGTGAAAAAGGTGCCAGAAAAGTATATAttagatcgatggaggaaggGCATTAAAAGAACATACACTTTTATACGAAGTACTTATGACTCAGTTGATGCAAGGCCAGAAGTGAGCAGGTATTCACGTATATTGAAG gtATGCTATGACGTTGCCACAAATGCAGCGTCATGTGATGAGCATGCTAATGATATGATAGATAAGTTACATGCAATGAACATCGTCTATCGCACGAAGAAGTCGCCCCAACGACCCTTGGAACATGTTGCAGATACAATTGTCGATGCACCTACAGCTGGGAATTCAAAGAAAGTCCTGAGTCCCCTTGTAGTTAGAGGCAAAGGGAGACTGCCATGCCTCAGGAAAAAATCAATGATTAAGAGAGTCAAACCCACAACCAAGAAGGCTACTCAAAAGGGAAAACGTAAACAG CCACATGGAAGAGATATCGACAGGGATGACATGTGCAGAAATTTATTTGGGCAAACAAATGTTGGGACACAAGAGAGTGTTGTCTTTGAG CCTCTTCAAAACACTACCGAAGTGTTGGACTTTGGTGAAACCCAACTTGGGGATGGCACATATAAAGCTCTAGATGGGACTGAAGATCATGGACATGTGCAAGGATGA